In Candidatus Nitronauta litoralis, one DNA window encodes the following:
- the purQ gene encoding phosphoribosylformylglycinamidine synthase subunit PurQ, producing the protein MKCGVVVFPGSNCDHDCYHILKHIMGWDTRWVWHKDKSLEGLDLLVLPGGFSYGDYLRAGSIACYSPIMKAISEFAGRGGKVLGICNGFQVLTESGLLPGALMRNRSQRFICKFLNVRVENEATPFTAACSKGDVLSLPIAHADGNYFADADTLKQLEDNGQVVLRYCDDSGQVNDAGNPNGSVGNIAGIVNETKNVMGLMPHPERAADPALPGSDGRKLFDSLLAIV; encoded by the coding sequence ATGAAGTGCGGTGTTGTGGTGTTCCCCGGTTCCAACTGTGACCACGATTGCTATCACATCCTCAAGCACATCATGGGATGGGATACCCGGTGGGTGTGGCACAAGGACAAAAGTCTCGAGGGACTCGACCTGCTGGTGTTGCCCGGTGGATTTTCCTATGGCGATTACCTGAGAGCCGGTTCCATCGCCTGTTATTCTCCCATCATGAAAGCGATATCTGAATTTGCCGGGCGGGGTGGCAAGGTGCTGGGTATCTGTAACGGATTCCAGGTGCTGACCGAGTCGGGACTTCTCCCCGGTGCCCTCATGCGTAACCGGTCGCAGCGGTTTATCTGCAAATTCCTGAACGTTCGAGTGGAAAACGAAGCGACTCCGTTCACAGCCGCCTGCTCCAAAGGAGACGTCCTGTCTCTCCCGATCGCCCACGCCGATGGAAACTATTTCGCCGACGCAGATACGTTAAAACAACTGGAAGACAACGGTCAGGTTGTCCTGCGCTATTGTGATGATTCCGGGCAGGTCAACGATGCGGGAAACCCCAACGGTTCTGTTGGAAATATTGCCGGTATCGTGAACGAAACAAAAAACGTCATGGGCCTGATGCCTCACCCTGAACGTGCCGCCGATCCCGCGCTTCCTGGTTCAGACGGACGTAAACTGTTCGACTCCCTGCTCGCAATCGTATGA